In Cicer arietinum cultivar CDC Frontier isolate Library 1 chromosome 7, Cicar.CDCFrontier_v2.0, whole genome shotgun sequence, the genomic window ATGATTATAACATACTACTCCTCTAAAGTTAACAAAGTGTAAAGCTATATAACCAAAAATAACCTGCTCAACTTGCGACTCAATCTGTTTTGTGACCCTTAAAAGTTCCATGCCAGTTCTCAACCGTGGTCGATCCTCATAACAAATAACATTGTAAACAGCctataaaaaataacacttagattcaaaaatttgtttgatttattaaaatatattatataacattagattaaccaagatgtcACAATGCAAGGcaataaaatattgtttgagCACAGTGTAAAGTAAGAAAAACTATTAAATCACAGAAATAGCAATCAACACTAACTTTTCATCTTTCCAAGAGGAAATCAAATGCAAATGTTCAACATGTGTGTGCAACAAACTGAATTATAGAAGCTACTATTTTGTAGCTCATGTTTGATCAAAGAAAAGATTTAAAGCTGCAAACAGAAACATGTAAAAGTTTCATTTTGGCAGAACTTTTAGTGAAGATGCATTGAGCTCCCTCATAAATATCAATGTGGTTAACAGGTGACCTCATAATGAAGAACCTTGAAGAAAGACACTTAACATAATTGTATAGAATTACTTAAGATCATAAGTTCAAAGAAGTAGAACATGAGGGCATTTTTGGTTTAAGAAAATATCGAATGTTCTTATTTCCTATATAGACTAATAGTTTGTTTCCGGCAATCGTAGCCAAACTGCGACaataatgataattataattgcgattttgttaaaaattcatATGAAAGAGAAATGAGCTACCAACCAATTTTCTTTTGCTCGGATCTCTAATTGCGAGTTCCGCTAGGTCTTTGTTTGGGAAGAGTTTTGCTTTTGGCATAACTTTTGATAAAAGAGTTAACACCTTCATAACTGCGTCCGGTGGTAACACATCATCTGCAATCTTACCAGTAACACAAATCAGCAAATCAAGCAGTTGTTCTTCGTCTGATTATTAAACCGATACAGCCCATTTTAAAggaactaaaaacaaaattcaaaatttttattCAACTTCAGATAATTTAATACCATATCACATGATCATGACATTTGTCGCGTACAACTTTTCATAATGTCAAAATAGCAATATAGCAATAACAAAATCACTTTTGAGTTCAGTCATTTTTTAAACAATGGTacaaatatgttttatataGATTCTTTGCATTTTGAAACAATCCAGTGATCAGAGCTTGAACTGAATCagaacttttaaaattaaaataatgaagtTGGTGAGCATTGGTAGCATACAAAGAAGGAATGAGCTTACTTTACACATTGGTGCTACAAGTATCACTCCATCCCAATTATCTGGCTCCTTCAAATGAACTTTGAGCGAAACTGCCCCTCCCATTGACTGCCCCAACAAAAATCGCGGTAATTCTCTCATATCAGGTCTTGCTGTTAATTGAAATACAAAAGCATGATCAACAACATAGtgtttttatttgacaaatacAACATCAATTATCCATAAAACACCATCGATACTAAAAACCTATGTAGCACTGACACTCAAGATTAAAGATGTATTTGGTGTCTGAGACCTGTCAATGTTGGACACTGACACACATGAATACATTCAATCACttcaattttctcaaattattgcACGAGACTATGTGTCAGTTAGTAATTTTCCTGGTGTCTATGTCAATGCGTCATAGCTAAAAGCAGATGAATAGAACGAACCTTTTATTTGTGTATAATGCTCTATAACATCATCAACTAGATCATCAAAATTTGGAATGTAACCATGCAATCCTTCTGAAAGTCCAAAACCAGGATAGTCCATAGCAAAAACAGCATACCCAGATGCAGCAATTCTCCTTGCTATGCctgaataaaaattcaaatccaCAACCAAATCAAACACAATGAATCACTAGCATACACATCATTCTCAAAGTAACACTTTCAAAACACACAACAAACCTTCAAAGAAGAAGGTGCAAGTATCACCATATCCATGACAAAAACACAAAGAAGCCTTAATTGGAATTCCAGGCTCTGGCATCCAGCTTTTACAGAAAATTTCCAATCCCCTCGAATTCCTTTCATACCACTActtcacaaataaaattaaaacagaaaataaataacttccCACACCAAGCTAAAAAAATCATCCAATTGAAAAATTTTACAAAACATCAACATAGTTCTAGAATTTTTCAGAAACAATAAATAGTGTTTCGgcattttcaaattaaatttctataaataatagatctgttttaataaaacatgAACACTAAAAGTAATGGGTCACTTACTTCTTCTGTTCTGATTCCCGCAGGAGCATCCTAGCAAGAGATCAAAATATTAGTCAAAGTTTGATTCTTCAAAGTCaaaataaaccaaataaacaaaaccaaaaaattacaaaaataaaaataaataaaataaaaaactcaaaatatggAAAATGGATTAATGAAAGCCTTGCATTGATCatgatcaaaattcaaaactaaacAAACCTTAAACAAGCAATGATCAAGCTGTTGTTGAACCTCAGTGAAAGCAGAACGAACCCTTCTTCGAGTATATGCAAAGTCAAGATTATAAGAAGCTATATCGTTCAACTCTTCGCTTACCCCTTCAATGGGTGCTTTTCTACTTGCTGTTATTGTTAGTTTGGTTGTCTTAGATTTATTATTGATGAGTTTTGTTGGAAAGGATAGTTGATTCTTCAAAGGGTTGTTTATAGGAGAGAAAGGTATGAAGGATGTGAGGTTCTGTGATTGGAATCTAAATGTCTTTGATAGCTCCATGATCAATAAGCTTGGTGGGGTGTcagaaatatattatatttcatgtatcaaatattttgtttattttctctTTAGATAAACTACAAATTCTAATGTAATATCACTTATATAATGTCTACGAATAGAGCATACctcaaaatttacaaaaaaaatgtatacGGCGAAAAATACTATACATTGGTAGACCACAGTCCATGTTCACAGTTCTACTTTTATTAGATCGTAATAAGTGCGCCGTGGTAGTGGCACGTGTTTAACGTGCAAATTCTAACTCTTCTTTTTTCATAGGATCCATTGTAATTCTATTCAACGTGGGTTCACCTATTTGCTTGACGCTCAGTCTAAAATTAATTCACTCGATTTATTACTTCACAtctattaagaaaaatatattagtgTAAGAGAGAGAAGtgcaataaaaattaaatagtacAATTGGAGAAGGGAGTGATTGTGATTTATTGGGAAAGAAGAAAGATATTAAATGTTACAATAATGTAAGAAAGAGAAATAAAGGGTAAAAGGGAgggtttttttttactgttctgattttaaaaaaataataagtaactactcccttttgaaattaatctaccaaaatattttcttttttattcaaattttttcacccttacaagtcgccatttagaatgacgacttccttaaggaatgTCAACTCTCAAATGGTCACTTCTAacttgtttttataaaaaaaaaaaaaaaaattgaattttctttaatttttagtaaaattatatatataattaattattataattcataaaaaataaataaatagaaatttaaattatgaaaaaaatttagtaaatcCAAATTTCAAATGGGCATTtaccaaataaattttttttcaaaaaaaatattttaatttttattgaaataacaaaagtaatatatatatatatatatatatatatatataactaatataattcataaaaatagataaatagaaattttaaattacgataaaattttaggaaattcaagttcgaaatgtcaatttttaaaaggttaatTTTTNNNNNNNNNNNNNNNNNNNNNNNNNNNNNNNNNNNNNNNNNNNNNNNNNNNNNNNNNNNNNNNNNNNNNNNNNNNNNNNNNNNNNNNNNNNNNNNNNNNNNNNNNNNNNNNNNNNNNNNNNNNNNNNNNNNNNNNNNNNNNNNNNNNNNNNNNNNNNNNNNNNNNNNNNNNNNNNNNNNNNNNNNNNNNNNNNNNNNNNNNNNNNNNNNNNNNNNNNNNNNNNNNNNNNNNNNNNNNNNNNNNNNNNNNNNNNNNNNNNNNNNNNNNNNNNNNNNNNNNNNNNNNNNNNNNNNNNNNNNNNNNNNNNNNNNNNNNNNNNNNNNNNNNNNNNNNNNNNNNNNNNNNNNNNNNNNNNNNNNNNNNNNNNNNNNNNNNNNNNNNNNNNNNNNNNNNNNNNNNNNNNNNNNNNNNNNNNNNNNNNNNNNNNNNNNNNNNNNNNNNNNNNNNNNNNNNNNNNNNNNNNNNNNNNNNNNNNNNNNNNNNNNNNNNNNNNNNNNNNNNNNNNNNNNNNNNNNNNNNNNNNNNNNNNNNNNNNNNNNNNNNNNNNNNNNNNNNNNNNNNNNNNNNNNNNNNNNNNNNNNNNNNNNNNNNNNNNNNNNNNNNNNNNNNNNNNNNNNNNNNNNNNNNNNNNNNNNNNNNNNNNNNNNNNNNNNNNNNNNNNNNNNNNNNNNNNNNNNNNNNNNNNNNNNNNNNNNNNNNNNNNNNNNNNNNNNNNNNNNNNNNNNNNNNNNNNNNNNNNNNNNNNNNNNNNNNNNNNNNNNNNNNNNNNNNNNNNNNNNNNNNNNNNNNNNNNNNNNNNNNNNNNNNNNNNNNNNNNNNNNNNNNNNNNNNNNNNNNNNNNNNNNNNNNNNNNNNNNNNNNNNNNNNNNNNNNNNNNNNNNNNNNNNNNNNNNNNNNNNNNNNNNNNNNNNNNNNNNNNNNNNNNNNNNNNNNNNNNNNNNNNNNNNNNNNNNNNNNNNNNNNNNNNNNNNNNNNNNNNNNNNNNNNNNNNNNNNNNNNNNNNNNNNNNNNNNNNNNNNNNNNNNNNNNNNNNNNNNNNNNNNNNNNNNNNNNNNNNNNNNNTGGGGGGATATTATCGATCCATCTTAAAGCCTCTGGATTTTCCATCTTGATTTCATTGCGGTAATACTTGAATGATGGCTCATTTAATGCATATCTTGTAAgaaatgatgtaaaaattatcaaatatgattaagtgataaatggaaaatatactaagaagaaTTAGATCATTACCCATACAAACGAGTTTTCTTTGAAGTCCTTTGTCTTTGAACTctctcatgaaattttgtgcaatgtgtcggatgcagtacacatgtgttgacggaggatcatgccaaccattatttggattattataaacactcttaatggattcgtgtctatctgaaatcaaacaaatgtcgacttgaggtgttacataccttcttatatttttcaaaaaaagctCCAAGTACCCcctgtctcaccttccacaagtgcataagcaatgggaattgtatttttgtttccatcttgTGCAACAACAAGCAAAAGAGTCCCCTTGTACTTTCCGTACAACCAAGTTCCATTGAGGATGATGGTTGACCAATATTGTATAATGGATTACCATCCTCAAATGTGACATATAACTCGATAGATCTGAGTTGCAGCCACTGTTTATgaacatcaaacatgagttcAACATCTTTGTCGTCTTCAACATTTAACAATTCATAATGAACTAGGCCTTGTCCAAATGAGATAGGGTGTCGAAAAATTATGTTAGACACCTTTTGATTTTCTAACTACAActttgcttcaatttttttcttcaagtagaTAAGGTTGCATCCAAAATTAACTCGAATAGCTATTTTTTCgtcacttttgaaatatttaccaatatcttgtctttcacatatttcaccattgtaataaattagaaaaactatattttttggtgccattgatatgaaaatgagatattgagattgagatgaaatgcaatgaaaataatatatcatacttATAGACAACCAATTATGATACATGCAATGCTGTAAAATACTTCCAACACTTGTCCAATCCCATTCAATCCCATTGTGATAATTCAAAGCTTCTGCATTGCCATTGTGATAGCCCAGACGTGCATGCATGCACTACCTACAAATCGCCTTTCCCAAAGGCGACTTCATGAACATGCATTTGATAAGTCGTCATCCCAAATGGCGAGCTCGTGACACATGCTGAAGCAAGTCGCCATTCACAAAGGCGACCTTGGAAAAGCTTTGAGAAATCGTCTTTCCAAAAGGCGATTTAGAGGAGAAtcataatatattcatattctCACGTTGGGAACTTGCAAAAATGTCATCAGCTTTCTAGCCTTCTCCGTCCAATCTAATCCTTGCCAGAAGTTTGTATTTTCAAAGTTCTTCTTGTGTGAAGCcatgcataatattttattggtcaTTCAAAGTATTGTCTTATTTATAAATAGGCCAATTCTATGATTTAAAGTCATTCAAAGTATTGTCTTCCACTCTTCACAACTTAAatcttctttatattttcactcTTCCACTATTAATAGTTCTtccttggaccttatttttctttaaataacattttatgGAATGATGATAATCACAGATCGGCGCTACACtacattcaaaattttgtaagtaatacaatactttatgttatatgtttttactaagttttattctaaaatatagttttagtataatatcttctaaaatattttttttatatgttttacaataagttttattctaaaatatgttttattataatatcttgtaatatatatatatatatatatatatatatatattttatatattttatactaaatttCATTCTATACTATAGTATAATTCATCTCATTCTaatatcttcaaatatatttttattctttgctTCTTACAGGactcatctcaaaatttaagatcacttagccataaacacattgcaccaaattctttaataattccATTGTTGAATGAAGTCGGGTTTGGTAATGTATCACAAatagaaagttataaaatagataattcaCTTATTATTGTTTTAGTTGAAAGATGGAGACCTGAAACCCACACATTTCATCTTCCAACAGGTGAATGTACCATAACATTAGAAGATGTTGCGTTGCTTCTTGGCTTACGTGTTGGGGTAAAGCTGTAACTGGATCAACTATGGTGTCATGGGCAgatgattttttagatttgttagGAGTCATGCCACCTGAATCACAAAGAAAagggaattttataaaattaaaatggttgagagaaatattttcaatgttaactccagaatcatctaatgaagaaataattatacattcTAAAGCATACATTTTACAATTGGTTGACAGCATATTAATGTCTGACAAATCCCACAACAGAGTACATATTATGTGGTTGCACTTGTTGAGAGATTTGCGAGAGACAGGAGAATATAGTTTGGGTTCAGCGTGCTTAGCAACACTTTATAGAGAATTGTGTCGTGCATCTGAACCCAGTGTTATATCGTTCGACGGATGTTCACATCTACTTCAAACGTGGGCATGGTACCATATGCCGTTTCTTGCACCAATAAGTAATCTTGAGCCTTGTTTTTCATTTGCAAAaaggtaaatataaaaaaaaaaagttaaatattatatttataaaactatcaattgattcactaacatattcaaatttattttcgtagATATAGTGGAAAGGGTATGAAATTTGGGGATACACCTCGTTATCATACCGATGGATATCGATCAAAAATTGATCATATGACCGTTAacgatgtaatatattaaaacattacattatttctattattttatttttcttatgcatatatatattactaacaaaCTTATTATATATCAGTTTATCTGGAGGCCATATCTACGTCTAACATACGATCGTCCAGAAGACAATTGGCTATGGAATGCatctacatatttaatttgtttctacatAATAGAAATGCTTCAAACTGATAGAGTGAAATTACAATTTGGACTACCTCAAGAAATTCCACATCCTCCGAGGAACATGAAAAAATATCATAAGGTAgatttgcataaacaagttgactatagttggacattattctacgaaaatgaaaacaaatagTGGAATGAATGAGATAATCATATTCTTCATGGTCAACCTCTAAATGTTGAATTCAAACCAAGTTATAAATACATGGTTTGGTTTTGCAAAAATTCTAAACGATTTATTTATGTAGAAAACCAATTGGTTGACCTCGTGCTAATCCACCTCAACCTCCACCacaacctccaccacaatctagccaacatttttttcacccTCAACCTCCACCGCAAtctagtcaattttttttttcacccccaacctccaccacaatctagccaacattttttttaagaatcaatgcccaacacaacacaacaaaatcaatattatataccaaCACCTCCTGACACTCAACCGCCtcctcatacttttacccaCACACCACATCTTCATACTTTTAtccacacaccacatcaatcttACGAGTTCACGCCAGaggaacaatttaattttgacagtcAACAACCACATCAAGAAGACAACCGTCGACTATCATTTGCATCAAGCGAAGAGGAATTGTTGTATAACACGTTCAACAGTCGTCATAATACACTTGAGTCCGCTACCCAGTTACTGAATAATATGTgtcaacaaaattttcaaattccaagctttgggaatgcatatactccgttgaatcaaatatctaaCTGGACTCAAGGTGGAAGTAGTTCTTCTGCAGCACTTCCACCTAGACATCCTCCACAGCAAGAAGATGGagatcaagaagaagaagaagaacaacaagAAACTTGTGATATACCAAGGCGTCGTCAAAATCCCGTACGTGTGAGAAAACCTCGACAATGTGGTACTGGAGGCCACATTCGATATTAATTATCgtcatttttgtaaaatttgtgatgttttttatgaataaattatgtaatttaaagttttttcgtaatttaaaatttctatttatgtatttttatgaattataatcattttaatgttatatatatatatatattattttaattaaattttttttaaaaaaaaaaaacctttgaaaaATCGGCATTTCGAACTTAAGTTTGctataattttatcataatctaaaatttctatttatctatttttatgaattatattaattatatatatatatattatttttgttatttcaacaaaaattaaaataattattttttacaaaaaactaacattttaaaaattgacatttcgaacttgaatttcctaaaattttatcgtaatttaaaatttctatttatctatttttaagaattatattagttatatatatatatattacttttgttatttcaataaaaattaaaatattttttttaaagaaaaaattatttgataaatgCTCATTTGGAACTTGgatttactaaatttttttcataatttaaatttctatttatttattttttatgaattataataattaattatatatataatttcactaaaaattaaaaaaaaaattcaaattttttttttaaaaaaaaaaacaagttggAAGTCGCCATTTAGGAGTTggccttccttaaggaagttgccattccaaatggcgacttgtaagggtgaaaaaatttaaaaaaaaaagaggcaTTTTGGTAGATTAGTTCCAGAGAGGGGTTGTTAcgtattatttttcaaaaaacagGGCACTAAAAATAAAACCCTAAAAGGGAAGATAATGAATAATGAATGTTGGTCAATTCCATGTAAGGAAAACGGTGAGGAGGCTTTTTGGAAAGGACAACCAATAGATAAAAGATTGGAATGGGTAAATCATGAGATGTTAACAAACGTAACAGGTGGGTCATGGTCGGAGGAACGGGCCATTTCTAGAATTGAAAAATATGTGGTCATTAAGGACGGTTCACTCATTAGTTTGCTTTCAAGTGGGGTCTCGACGGACGGTAAAAGGTCATTGCTTTACATGTGACTTAAAATAACTTGTTAAACAGAGGAAGAGTTAGggtttcaaattaaaattggggtttttagttttttaatcaattactGAGAAGTACATGGAAAAATAATACACAATCATGAAGAAGGAGAAGACCACGATGGAGAATGAGGTTTTGACGCAGTGGCGCTCTAACAAAGTACCATAAAAAGTTaggaaagaaatagagagaACTCAGAAAAAAGAAGAAGGGACACAAacaaggaaagaagaaaaatgaaagcGGTGATCAGAACGAAACTTACAGCGGCGACCTGAAAAAAGCAGTGACGTGATGGTTCTCCGGACGCAAAATTAATCGGTTCAAAGGGAAGGCTACGCGATGGGGAGCTCGAAAATCACTTCTATTCTCCGATCTGGGTGTTTGGCCGCCAAAAATTGAGAGAGAAGGGAAAGGATGGCGGTGAGGTTTCGAGGAAGGAGAAGGAAGTTTAATGAAATTGTGTAACTGTGTGTGCAACGAGggaaaattttaacattaacacagaaatttccttgattaattaaaaaaagatgaagttaaaaatttaagtggaacaaatttccttgattaattaataataataataataatttactttCACTTTATCCCCCAACAATCGatagataatttaatattattctctTCAGTTGTTTACGGAGAATCAAtgctaaaaaaaatatgaaaattttgtttacatttaattatcgtttttaaattttaatacaatattaattattaattaattaataatactcATAGTTATTTATTGgagatagaaaaatatatatatgagatgatatgataaataaataaataacgacattgtagaaaaaattaaataataacatcaaaactaacaaattttattgattgtattgatatatgtaaaaaataaaaaaaaaatgacaattaaaaaagaatagaGAGAGCAGTTAACTTTTACATATAATAATGTGCAAGatgtgagattttttttaattatttttctgaataaataatgaaatcatgacaaataaaataaaaaatatatattaaatttgttcATTACTTATATTGTTTaacatatttaacttttataagagaatttttttttttttgataataaaAGAGTAGTTTTATTAGAGagatttaattttacttttattgtagtatttattacaaattattaGAGAAGATGTAATATGATTAAGTATATATTAATGtagtaaatattattatataaaaaagttaaatgattAAGAACAgtatataaaaagttaaataatgacaataataatagttaaaaaCTTTATTGATTGTCTTggtatgttaaaatataaaaaaagatagttaacttttaattacaataatgtGCAATATTTGAGACTTTCTATTTATTACTTCATTGAATaagttacaaaaattataaaaaaaattgaaataatattaaatttgttcatTACTTATATACATCGCCtaacaaatttaacttttattagagagatttaattttacttttattatagTAGAATTATAAAGTTCGAGATTTGATACTTTTGTATATAGAATTTATTGTGCTTTTGATCCATgtaatataagataaatatgattttagttgttgtaaattttttttttttaaattctaccACTATAACATgatattattctatttttagtCACTTGTTGAATTATATATGTCTCATACGTGATTTGAATATTGTcccttaaaattataatatcaagctcttactaataaattaatactaaaaaaacaataattaatattatatactttttctttcagattattattctctattttataattataataaataaaatacactaataatatttcataaaaataattaaataaaattaaaatgaaaaaattttgttggtatttttgtaaaattccAAGGGagtaaaatttacaaaattgacATTTGTAATCGATATTTTGGGACCAAGGGAGTAATAgttcataaattaatttaatttggaaAATACTATCGTGTCAGTAGTTTTGAGGTAGATCACTTTAATGgaaaaattgtaattaattcGGTCTAAATTGGTAGGGGATTTATTTATTCCGGTCAAGGAGGCTGCTTCTTGAtagatttaattaatgtttgtcGTGGGCCATTTtcaatatgattaaaaattgagaaatgttatttaaacataaatactGTATACGTATATATACTTAAATACATGTACatatttaagaaatattttagtcattttaataattttatattatctcTCTATTAATATACTTCTATCACTCtctctttattaattaataataaaatcaaattaaaaacaaacaccacactctctctctcttctctctctctctttcttttcatcttcatcgatcttcttcctctctcattctctcttctctctcttccTTTTGGATCAATAAGCTAACTTTTGTGTTGACCTAGAATTTGTTTTTTAGATGTATTTCTTACACATTACTCTTCAAATCTACACTTCTTAGATaggtataaaaattaaatttcatcattgttattgttattgataGGTCTAacacatttcatattttattattaattgtgtGCTAATTATGGGTTTTTCTGAGTTTGTTTCTGGTTAATAGTATAAATATTATTGGTTAACGACGTACAAATAGTGGTTAATGAATTATTTCTGTCTAAAGGAAGAAGGAGAAATTATGTAAGAAAGGAAGAATGAGAaattatggaagaaaaaaaagatgaatttgtgagatttatttttgtagaggaatacaaaaaaagtgaaaaaagataaataaaaaaggataatataaaaaaaaaaggaaattaaaTGAAGAGAGAAATTATGTGGGgctgttgagacaaactctatatttaaagttttgatgaaaataaacaaaggctaattaagaaagttaattatgattctaaaatgttatgttaatttaacatgtgtttttgagtggatttgattaagaacagaatcaagaaaagacagcaacaagatcattctgcatcgtaactgagaatgatctccagcttcaacaattgtccatcacagcatattggtctcaaaaaggctatttggtctcaaagatcaaaggactcaaagacaaacaaaagtcatgacagtttgcaaactccaaaaatcaaatgtcaagaaagttcgatcaatcttgacatatgacaagacaattgcaaaggaaatccagaacgattaaaacgggaactccagaatgattattgaagctcaagaaagttcaaactgacaaaccaagaacgttaatcattctccgttttctgcacaataacaacaacattgCTTCTTCTCTGATTTGGTTTGTAATTCATCTCCAAcattctctagctacactcaagactcaagacagagaatgtaccatccaagatcaatgaagaaacgtcaagagtaCTTTCTAAAAAGGACAGAACTACTTTAAATGCTAAATcaataaagtcaaaaagctatttcaaataaagattatttttattttgaaaataatgtttcagttaAAAA contains:
- the LOC101490223 gene encoding caffeoylshikimate esterase-like, encoding MELSKTFRFQSQNLTSFIPFSPINNPLKNQLSFPTKLINNKSKTTKLTITASRKAPIEGVSEELNDIASYNLDFAYTRRRVRSAFTEVQQQLDHCLFKDAPAGIRTEEWYERNSRGLEIFCKSWMPEPGIPIKASLCFCHGYGDTCTFFFEGIARRIAASGYAVFAMDYPGFGLSEGLHGYIPNFDDLVDDVIEHYTQIKARPDMRELPRFLLGQSMGGAVSLKVHLKEPDNWDGVILVAPMCKIADDVLPPDAVMKVLTLLSKVMPKAKLFPNKDLAELAIRDPSKRKLAVYNVICYEDRPRLRTGMELLRVTKQIESQVEQVSAPLLILHGEADKVTDPLVSQFLYENASSKDKTLKLYENGYHCILEGEPDDRINTIHDDIVSWLDFRCSIN